The Candidatus Hydrogenedens sp. genome contains a region encoding:
- a CDS encoding mannitol dehydrogenase, producing the protein MKLAVQFGAGNIGRGFLGQLFYESGYHTIFVDVVPELVHNINQLKMYPIKIVGETEQIITVQNIQAVLLSQVDEVVTYVETADIIATAVGAKGVADVSSILAKGIINRLNKTEIKPLNIIICENLPEPKQTFYKAITSHLPKELIQRFDENIGLVEASIGRMVPIIRHEDLKEHPLLIRVEEYCELPVDKDALKGEIPNIKGMKLCRPFSAYVHRKLYVHNLTHAVCAYLGKLKNYKYIWESVEDETIRNIAKKAGLESAQAIHKLDGLPYEELDQYIDDLLKRYNNRGLGDQIERVARDPIRKLGPGERLIGPGMYCIRAGINPEHVSLGIAGAIYYNGEDETSQELIECRKNYGDEWVLKNICKIDIINPLYELVINSIQKLKDMNLITPK; encoded by the coding sequence ATGAAATTAGCTGTTCAATTTGGAGCAGGAAATATTGGTCGAGGTTTTTTAGGCCAACTTTTTTACGAAAGTGGTTACCATACTATATTCGTAGATGTGGTGCCAGAATTGGTTCATAATATTAATCAATTAAAAATGTATCCAATAAAAATTGTCGGCGAGACAGAACAAATCATTACAGTACAAAATATTCAAGCTGTTTTACTATCTCAAGTAGACGAGGTGGTAACGTATGTTGAAACTGCTGATATTATTGCTACCGCAGTTGGCGCAAAAGGGGTTGCGGATGTCTCATCAATATTAGCAAAAGGTATTATTAATCGACTAAATAAAACTGAGATAAAACCACTCAATATCATTATTTGTGAGAATCTACCAGAACCGAAACAAACATTTTACAAAGCGATTACATCCCATCTACCCAAAGAATTAATACAGCGATTTGATGAAAATATTGGGTTAGTTGAAGCATCTATTGGGCGAATGGTTCCTATTATTCGTCACGAAGACCTAAAAGAACATCCTTTGTTGATTCGCGTAGAAGAATATTGTGAATTGCCTGTAGATAAAGACGCATTAAAAGGAGAGATTCCAAATATAAAGGGAATGAAATTGTGTCGTCCATTTTCAGCTTATGTACATCGTAAACTGTACGTTCACAATTTAACTCATGCGGTCTGTGCCTATCTTGGGAAACTCAAAAATTATAAGTACATTTGGGAATCGGTAGAGGATGAGACCATTAGAAATATAGCAAAAAAAGCGGGTCTTGAAAGTGCTCAGGCTATTCACAAGTTAGATGGACTACCCTACGAAGAACTCGATCAGTACATTGATGACCTTTTGAAAAGATATAATAATCGTGGGTTAGGAGACCAGATAGAACGTGTTGCTCGGGATCCTATCCGTAAATTAGGCCCAGGTGAAAGGCTTATTGGGCCTGGCATGTATTGCATTAGAGCAGGTATCAACCCTGAACACGTCAGTTTGGGAATTGCAGGTGCAATTTATTATAACGGTGAAGATGAAACCAGCCAAGAATTGATAGAATGTAGAAAAAACTATGGAGATGAATGGGTATTAAAAAATATTTGTAAGATAGACATAATAAATCCTTTATACGAATTAGTAATAAACTCTATACAAAAATTAAAAGATATGAACTTAATAACCCCAAAATAA
- the lpdA gene encoding dihydrolipoyl dehydrogenase, with protein MPDYDVIIVGAGPGGYVSAIRSAQRGAKTAVIEKKYLGGVCLNIGCIPTKTLINTAGLYRKLKKATEFGISVENLQLDLNQLKLRKNKVISLNTGGIERLFKSYNIDWIKGEAIINKPNEVDVEGKKLTTKNIIIATGGRPVELPILPFDKKLVIDSSQALELTEIPKRIGIIGAGAIGCEFACIWNSFGAEIHLVEMMPNILPKEDIELTKRLESILKKDGIQVYTGSKLKDATVNKNSVLLTIEGAKSTQIEVDMVLVCVGMRCNSECIQDPLRSALKINKKGGIAVNEKMETGVPGVYAIGDVIDRTWLAHGASNEGIVAATNATGGNRKMNYRAIPACTFTFPELASVGISEEKAKEQNLEIKIGRFSFSANGRAHSIGEPEGLVKIIGDSRTDEILGVHILGHEAGELIATASVAISLESTVEELVDTIFTHPTLSETIMEASEDYYGISIHTPKKKT; from the coding sequence ATGCCAGATTATGATGTTATCATCGTTGGGGCAGGTCCAGGTGGATATGTTTCCGCTATTCGCAGTGCTCAAAGAGGTGCCAAAACTGCCGTTATCGAAAAAAAATATCTTGGCGGTGTTTGCCTTAATATTGGTTGTATACCTACCAAGACCCTAATTAACACTGCAGGTTTATATCGAAAATTAAAAAAGGCAACTGAATTTGGCATTTCTGTCGAAAATCTTCAATTGGACTTAAATCAATTAAAATTGAGAAAAAACAAAGTTATTTCCCTAAATACAGGTGGTATCGAACGTCTCTTCAAATCATACAACATCGATTGGATTAAAGGTGAAGCAATTATCAATAAACCTAATGAAGTCGATGTTGAAGGGAAAAAATTAACCACTAAAAACATCATCATTGCTACAGGTGGTAGACCTGTAGAATTACCAATACTTCCTTTCGATAAAAAACTTGTTATCGATAGTTCTCAGGCTCTTGAATTAACAGAGATACCTAAACGAATAGGGATTATTGGAGCTGGCGCTATTGGTTGCGAATTTGCATGTATCTGGAACAGTTTCGGTGCAGAAATTCATCTTGTCGAAATGATGCCCAATATCCTGCCAAAAGAAGACATAGAATTAACAAAAAGACTTGAATCCATTTTGAAAAAAGATGGGATACAAGTATACACTGGAAGCAAATTAAAAGATGCAACCGTAAACAAAAATAGTGTTCTTCTCACAATAGAAGGGGCTAAATCAACCCAAATAGAAGTAGATATGGTATTAGTATGTGTCGGAATGCGTTGCAATTCAGAATGCATACAGGACCCACTTCGTAGTGCATTAAAAATCAATAAAAAAGGTGGCATCGCAGTAAACGAGAAAATGGAAACAGGCGTTCCAGGCGTTTATGCTATTGGCGATGTTATTGACCGAACATGGCTGGCACACGGGGCTTCCAACGAGGGTATCGTTGCAGCTACTAACGCTACAGGTGGAAATCGAAAAATGAATTATCGGGCAATACCTGCATGTACATTCACTTTCCCTGAACTTGCCAGTGTTGGTATTTCAGAAGAAAAAGCGAAAGAACAAAATCTCGAGATAAAAATTGGACGGTTCTCTTTCTCTGCAAATGGAAGAGCACATTCAATTGGCGAACCTGAAGGTCTGGTAAAAATTATCGGTGATAGTCGAACAGATGAAATCTTGGGAGTCCATATATTGGGGCACGAAGCAGGTGAACTTATTGCCACAGCCAGTGTCGCTATTTCGTTAGAAAGCACAGTAGAAGAGTTAGTCGATACTATATTTACACATCCTACCTTATCCGAAACGATAATGGAGGCAAGTGAAGACTATTACGGAATAAGTATCCATACCCCTAAGAAAAAAACTTAA
- a CDS encoding dihydrolipoamide acetyltransferase family protein, translating to MFEVKMPKLGQTVEEATIVQWLKKEGEPVKEGEPLFTVQTDKAEIEVESPTSGILLKILVEAGIEVPVLSVIALIGEENEAIPSEYMSGSPSVPTKEAIPSDEKSPQQKEEVPKESSTQKTDTIRTESYHSGKVIASPRAKKTASDANIPLELVTGSGVGGRIMSSDVQNALSNVPKATPVAKKLAEQEGIDLRTVSGTGPHGKITKEDIEKAKLIPKKEPSPVSSLPETLQRIPLTPMRKIIAERMSQSIHIAPHYYITVEIDMTNAKSLRSQLPFKVSFNDIVLYAVVRTLREFPSVNVQWGGDCIIQMPDINLGVAVALPQGLIVPVIKKAQELSLEGLSKAAKELITKAQNNKLLPDDYTGNTFTVSNLGPYGVDHFTAIINQPDSAILAVGQIKERPTVVDGGIFIRPIMKVTMSCDHRVIDGALGGQFMGRFREILESADFM from the coding sequence ATGTTTGAAGTTAAAATGCCAAAGTTAGGTCAAACTGTTGAAGAAGCAACGATTGTCCAATGGCTAAAAAAGGAAGGTGAACCTGTAAAGGAAGGAGAACCTCTATTTACAGTCCAAACAGATAAAGCAGAAATAGAAGTCGAGTCTCCTACCAGTGGTATCCTTTTGAAAATATTAGTAGAGGCAGGCATTGAAGTCCCTGTTTTATCGGTAATAGCCTTAATTGGAGAAGAGAATGAGGCAATTCCTTCTGAGTATATGAGTGGCAGTCCTTCCGTTCCAACAAAAGAGGCTATCCCATCAGACGAGAAATCACCTCAACAAAAGGAAGAAGTACCGAAGGAAAGTTCAACACAAAAAACAGACACTATTCGTACAGAATCTTATCACTCTGGTAAAGTAATTGCCTCTCCTCGGGCTAAAAAAACTGCAAGTGATGCTAATATCCCATTAGAATTAGTTACTGGTTCAGGTGTAGGCGGTAGAATTATGTCCTCTGATGTCCAAAATGCATTAAGCAACGTGCCAAAAGCCACACCTGTGGCAAAGAAGTTGGCAGAACAAGAAGGTATCGACCTCAGAACCGTGTCTGGAACAGGTCCACATGGAAAAATTACAAAGGAAGATATAGAAAAAGCAAAATTAATACCGAAGAAAGAACCTTCTCCTGTATCTTCCCTTCCTGAAACTCTTCAAAGGATTCCGCTAACTCCGATGCGGAAAATTATTGCTGAACGTATGAGCCAAAGTATCCACATCGCACCTCATTATTACATTACAGTTGAAATCGACATGACAAATGCTAAATCTTTACGCAGTCAACTACCATTTAAAGTTTCTTTTAACGATATTGTCCTATATGCTGTCGTAAGAACACTTAGAGAATTTCCATCTGTTAATGTCCAATGGGGTGGAGATTGTATCATTCAAATGCCTGACATCAATTTAGGTGTAGCGGTAGCATTACCTCAAGGCTTGATTGTGCCTGTGATAAAAAAAGCTCAGGAATTATCACTTGAAGGCTTGTCAAAAGCGGCTAAGGAACTCATTACAAAAGCACAGAATAACAAACTACTTCCGGACGACTACACAGGAAATACCTTTACAGTTTCCAATCTCGGACCTTATGGTGTAGACCATTTTACTGCAATTATAAATCAACCCGACAGTGCCATCCTTGCGGTAGGACAAATAAAAGAACGTCCTACGGTTGTAGACGGTGGCATCTTTATCCGACCCATCATGAAGGTTACTATGTCTTGTGACCATCGTGTCATTGATGGTGCGTTAGGTGGACAATTTATGGGTCGATTCCGTGAAATATTAGAATCAGCAGATTTTATGTAA